From the genome of Anopheles funestus chromosome 2RL, idAnoFuneDA-416_04, whole genome shotgun sequence:
gccaatctttaacctgtggtcgatagatggcatcaatggctacattttcttcttggacgaccatgccctcagatgtctgtcccAGAAggtattcgaggaaccaagttccataccctgtttgagaaaatgtaaaatttgcctcatttttctgcaattcagcaaaatttttaaatgtgatatattttattgcgaatttgttgcaatatgtttgtcttcactcaaatattgctttgatttaaaaaaagaataaaaaatcagaaaatatttcaacaaaattttccactcgaaaatttcataaggcttaccccttacgttttatttgggaaattttgcaaaaaaaaattaaattaatttttttttaatgccaattgcttgcaataagtttcttttcactcaaataatgttttaaacaaaaaaaagaataaaaaattataaaaaaattaaaaaataataaaaatttgaaaatttcataaggctcatttttgcaccaaattttgcctataactcggtcggtatacaacgaatcgccaattctattaatctgtggtcgatagatggcaccaatggctacattttctttttggacggccatgccctcagatgtctgtgccagaagttattcgaggaaccatgttccttaccctgtttgagaaaatgtaaaattttcctcatttttgaacaatttagcaaaatgtataaagttgatatattttaatgcgaatttgttgcaataagtttcttttcactcaaataatgctttgaaagaagaaaagaataaaaaataactaaaaaaaaaaaaactcgaaaatttcataaggcttaccccttgccatttttttgagcaatttcgcaaaatttaaaaatctgttttattttaatgcgaaattgttgcaataagtttcttttcactcaaataatgctttaaaagaagaaaagaataaaaaacaaaaaaataaatattaaaattcaaaaaaatttaaaatttcctaaggctatagctagtgggtcaagagcgaaagaggtatttcaatcgctacgctcatcttattgtgcgctcccgcacagctcacgggaaaagaggtagctgtatcgcaggaatcgctccagcgtgcagcgctccttgtTGTGCGAAAtttcgctcctgggagcgcatcgcacaatcgctcctgtgtgcagcgctccgtgtggagctacctcaagcgcaccgcacactttagagagcgagagcggtgcgcttcgctcttgcaaaagagctacttgacccaacactagttaCGTGTAATAAGCTGTGTAATTAATTAAAGTCACtctgaaatataaataaataatttaattacattactcaaatttattcaaatcaaCCCGTGTTCAATGTATTTGGTTACTGTGCAACATTATGCAACTGAGTGCGACTCTTTTctcttaaaaagaaaagattaaaaaaccTCTGCTCAAAAGCATTGTCGAAGCAGTTTATTTCGTCATTGTTTCAGCACCTCCAACAATTCCAACGGAACATCCAAATGAAAGCGCACACcaaaacatataaaacagCGTCCCCGCGCTTACGCTTGGCCACTCCAATTTAAATCTCACTTTTCAGGCATGCCCTTATAGTGAAAAGAATTGACATGCAATGTATTACCAGCGACACTACACACAAATCccccaaccccaaaaaaaacatagcaaaATACTGAACGTCTGTGAGAATGATGGTTTCTTCAGTGCCAGTCGTTGTCGCCCGGAAGTCGTCGCTATTTCGAACGTGTCAGTTTCACTGCCATCTTCATCCGGGCGGCGTACATATAATCGCgattgtaaaaacaaaacacaaactccACCTTCCTGTCCAACCATTTTCCTGTCTTCATTCACCCCAAAAATTGAAAGAGACCAAGAAAAGAAATACCCATCGCTTATCTACGCCACTTCGGCACAGTTGGAACTCGACCGCAGCAAAGGAAACGTTACATTccattccttttccttttacgTTCCTTTTACCAGaaagacacaaaacacacgccaTACACAATGCGAAAACAATCCTTCTTCCTGCTTCAATCATGGGCCCAGCATCGGCCAGACGTCTCCCCATCTCCCAGCCAAGGGGTCACCGAATGGAAGCAACCCCACAATCAGGCGCCTTTCAACGCTATTTGTGCAAAGAAATGTCGCACTGGGATGGGTTTTACATTTCCGGAACACACAGTCACAGTGCGAGTGGTTTACATAAAAATTGCTATGCTTTACAATCgtgtcttttcttttattgtttcgCAATAGTACAACTCCGGCACTGGGTCGTTCATCTGCAGATGGAAACATCCGAACGCTCGTACATCAGTGACGGCGGTCGGAATTCCAAGGTAGCAACTGATCCATCCGCAGCATTCGTTATCAAAAAAGTGCTTACAAATTGATGGGAGCAAAACTGTACGGAAACAGggacaaaaaaatggttcggAGAGACACACATTCAATCATATCATGACAATTTACTATCATGCTGATTACCATGATTGATTCAATTCGAAATGTTCAATAATTAACTATTGTTTCAGTGTTGCATGTCAACACGCTTGTATGTCAAGCACTTCAGTGACCTGATTTCCTTTTCCGATCCTTGTACCGGAAGGATTATTTTACCAAACAGGAAACAttatactctctctctctctctatctatctctctctctttctctttctctctgtttcaGTCTTTACCTCGTTTGTTAACCATCATGATCGATGTCAAGTCAATATTGTCGCTAGCAGCATGTCCTTAGCCCTCATTCCTCATCGTTTAAACCTACAAATGGTTTCACATACAAGGAACGTATCCTtcccgcaaacaaaaaagttctgaTCCCGTCTGGTTGGCAGCGAAAATCGGATTCGACAGCTATTCGGGTTTCGTTagagttttgtgttgtttgcggTACGGCGCCTCATTATAACTAACCTCGCCCTAGCATTAAGACCACCAAAAAGCACGCGTCAACAGCGGGTGAGCTGTGAGTTGTTCGGATGCCTTTCCCAAAATCCTCACCCATTCCGTCCGCTTCTACCTGTGCACCAGAGGGTTGACCTCGAGCGATACAATCCTGCATACCGTTATCCTGCGGTGTAATCTTTTCCAATATTTGTCCCTAACAGTAAGTATGTTTGTGTCTGGCCGTCCTAAACGTCAACAaccataaacataaacaacctGCCATCACCTTTTACCCCGGCTTCTTGCCACATGacacacatgtgtgtgtgtgtttaagcGTCATAAGTTGTTGTCCTGGGATTGACCTGGTTGGATGGTTGGGATGGAAGGTATTTCTACCCAACAAAGGAAGATAGGTTTACTCGAGCGACGACAGTGTTTGTCCTGCCTCTGTCCCGTCTCACAAGTACACgccgatgacgatgacgacgacgaaggCGACGACGTCGTCGGGAGGCCTAAGATCTAATCTACCAAATGTTGTCTCCCACGTCAGGTAAAATCAGTAGCTAATTACTTGACGGTCGGTTCACGATGCGGATGGCGCCCATCACCTGTGTCTGCCGTGTGAGAATGTGTTGTCACAGAAACCGCACGTACGGAGCCACGTCGGAATGTATCTCGCACAGCGCAGGAAAGTCAATCGATGTCGTTAAGCTTCTCGCGAGGTTGGTTTCCTGGTGTCTCGATGGTAACATTCGGATTAGATAAAGATGATGCAGCGAGACGAAAGTCACAAATAAAACCTATATACCACTGTAAACTGTTTAGGCACATTCATTTAGAACGTAAAGTTTTATTGCACGAAATTTGTTGAGTTTTGAGATGAAGGactgtttgattgttttcaaCCTGTTTGATACAAATCTTTACAGAGTATAGTtagcaataaaaaagagaacaatCTTTTACTGTCCTTGATTGAATAAAGGtagtttttttaacaaaaggaagaaaaggatTGCTTCTAGCTCCACTGTTAAAACAAGTCTGACTTGTTTGACTTATAGACATCAAACGTTTAcctattatttacattttgtgtttaaaaatgctttattaCATCAGAAATTAATCTTATCAAGCCAAACATCAAGCACAATATCACATTTTAATCCGTTCCACGTAAGTTAGAAACACGTACTTatatgaaacaatttaaaccattatattgaattaaaaaataacgaCTTCAATTAACTGAACCAACAGCAGtaattttgtgtattttgttcACTTAAACTATTCCAAAAAATTGTCCGTTTTGAATTGTTATCTTTCGATCAATACgatgaaataaataaccaATTTTCTGGTTATTACCATTGAAAGTTGGGTGCGTATTAAACGCACCAATGGtttggaaaaagcaaaacatttcggAGAAAAACATCTAATAACAACAGGCAGTATTACTTTGAATAggtttaatattattaatgtaaaaaaagtattacaaAACCACGCACAATTTATAGTTTTAATTGaccaaaatatttcattactatcaattaattttctctGTTGATTAAGAACGAATCATTACTTTTAATGCATTTCAAAGCAAATCTTCCAAAGCCAACAATTAAATGCGCATTTCAACTCTATTTATCTTTAATTACCTTCCAAAAATTTGCTCCCCTATTATCAGTCCGttctgaaaaaataataattttaggCATTTAAATTACACTTACACTCGGTAGCCCGATGTAACCTTATCAGCATCCACTAATCATAACAGTGACAGCTATAAATTCACCGTTCAGCAGCACCGTTGCAGTGTGATTGTTTGTCGTTTGCGTTGCAGGTATCGGATACCTAACCTAGGCCTGGAAATGTTTAAACAGTGTGCTTTGCTAGTGCTGTTGGTGCAGCTGATCGATTCGGTAGGTTTAgaggattttcattttatcgTTGCGCGCTGTGGATAAGCaatgttttgcatttattCTTCCAACCTCTAGTCGGTCGCTGTGGTGAGATTTGAGAATCTCAAGTACGAGCTGAACAAGGACTACATGCATGGTAACATATTCATCAAAAGCCAGAACGACAAGTACGCGTTCGGTGCCGACGTCGAGATGACGAAGAAAGTGGAGGGCAGCGTCATCGTGAGTGGTTGGCTTATTTAAGCAAAGATGGTCCGATCGGATATTGGAGtaataagttgtttttttctgttctcctTCTTGTAGATAACTCCACATCTCCAGCATTTGATAAAGGGCGAGTACCACACGATGGTGAACATCGATCTCGACACCTGTAAGGTTGATCCGGTAATGTCGGAAAATCCGATCGTACGCACAATTGCGAAGGAATCAACCAAGTTCATCAATTTCTCCCTCATGTGTCCTTACAATCCGGTAAGCATGACGCTCGATAGCACTGATAGGTTCGGAGAGTTCTAGTCAGCTTATTTTCCTCCTCTTTTGCATGTTTTGCACTTCCCAGGGACGGTATTTGTTGAACGATTTTACACTCGATTCGGAAAGCCCACTGCTGAAGTTGATTCCGAACGGCAAATACAAGTTGGAACTGAAGGCGACCCATTATCCGACACCGGACGCAACACCGATCATGTTGTTCGGGTACTCGATTGATTTCGAGCTGTTCGCTGCCACCAGCTAAATgggaggtttttctttttgaagatGATCCAAACCGATACTTCATTCACGGCTAAAGCAATGTATGTTTTGCGTTTGTCCTTAAACAAACTTTATCCCCAATAAATCCATTTTGCAAATGTGTAACAGAACAAATATTGTATTCTCAAcatgatttttctttccatttctattTACACAAAAGGAagtgaaaaacaattaaataaaccGCTTCCCAAATTTAAGCTGATTTATTGTTCCACCCAAGAGGGTGTGAAAAGTTtccattttaattgaaattcgtTTCAACCTGTAGAGTGTATGCCTCATTTATCGTACAGCCGATTTAGTTCCGCGATTGGTCAAAATTATTAATGGAACTAACTTTTGCACCGACAACCACACTTCAAGTGAAGAATAAGCCTATTGAGAAATttccaaataaaaacacacccgACACCTTATCATCATTGACGATTATCGTTTCATCAGTAGTAGACGCACCACTTGGAAAccttcttctttccccgccgggatatccccaaaaaccataatTGAAAGCTAGCGAAttcgatcccttttttctGAGGATGAGGAAGGTGGAGAAGTTTTCCCGAAAGCTTGGCGAACAATGTAAAGGGAAATTGTGGCAtttccaccaccatcatcatcgtcatcatgcCACCAGAAACCAGAAAAAGCGTTCCGACTGGCTGCTCTTTAATCAGCAGTCAAACGAACTTTTTCCGTCCCCTGGTGCCGTTAATTACCCTGCTAAAAACCATCAATCATAAAGTGGTGTGTAAGCGCACTATGGCCGTTCGCTACAAGGATTCAAACACATCCGACACCCAGCGTTTATGGGAAGGACGCCCGGGTTGGCATGGTTTTGGGGATTGGGGCTGGATGTTGTAAAGTTATGATAAATAATCCAAGGGTTTGAATAATTGATTACATCGTAAGAACGACGGACAGATAGCATTAAAGtcgaggaaaaaaatcaattcaatgcAGCAGATAAGACACTTTTAGATGCTTGCTCCAATACATTAACACATGTGCCCATGATGAACATCTCGGTAAGGATTGCCGAAGtgctttaaagtttttttttttgtagtttaatCATCAATCAACGTTAATCTAGTTTACTTAATCGAGTAGACGTAcggtattatttattattaattttatgcaaaaaaaagacggaAATCCATAGTTTCATGAGTATTAAATAACTTTTAGTGCAAACTGTCACcaaagggtggaaaattttatataagttaaaatatttctcataTGAAAAAACCCGAACATTCGAGCATGAAAACCAAAGCGGACATATTTCACAACCGGTGACACTATTGCCATTCCAACgtaattgaagaaaatatattagtACCATTCCTTTCTTCGCCAGTTACAGCATTTCTTACAGCtacaaaagaaataatctTTAACTGTATACCAGCGCAGAACGAAACGCTCTTCTTGCGCACCGTTCGTCGAATTGTTCGTTTCatagaaataataaatcaatcgCAACTCTTTCGCAATCGTTATTCTTCCCTCCTAAATCCCATAGCCATAAAGGGCCATAAAGTGAAAAATGGTAAGCGTCGGTAGCTGGTAGTTGGTCATTAGCTTTTGGTTTGTTATTTCCTCCCCACAACCGCATCCTTGTACaagtttaaagtttttaaaaccACGAAAGAAATGTAGAAAGGTGCTTTTCTTTCGGGCGAGCGAACAAGTTATGCTTCCTTGCGTCCATTGGTAACCGATTCCATCCAGTTTGATTTGCACTGCCGGAAATTATCCACCATCCTGTCGGTTCGATTTCACGCTCAGCAACAAATTGTTGTCACAAAACCCGTCAACCGTCGGTAGGGAATGGTCTCGTGGCTTCGGGTCATTGAAAGTGTACACAACGAAAAACCATGTACAGAGTACaatgtttaatgaaaataaatttatcaccACACCGAAAAACACCACCCAGCAGTAACGCAAAACCAATATGATTGTATTATTTCCTGTAGTAGCATTGGAAAAAGCACCCGATAGAAATGGTTAGAAATAAGCGAAGGAAAGGGTAGTAACGACACCAGGCGGGAGACAATCATTAtggttttgtaaatttattacaTCATCCATCCGAAAAGGCACCGACCAAAAAACGTGGCCGATTTCACTCGGAAAGGATAATAAATAAGGATAATTTCTttcataaataattgaaatccaAGTACACGGTCACCGGTCTGCATCCGCCCCACCGGTTCCGCATTCACCATATGGTTGAATGTGTTCTCCCTTTACGCAGCCAGTCAGAACGATCCGCAGAAGTTCGCTTTTCCCGGGGGGAAAAGTTTCGATGGTGTCCGGAACCATGTCAACGCATCGTTTGAAAGCGCGTTGCGAACTTAAGCCATTACTCCACGTCGGACGGTCTTTGTAAAAAGTGACGGGCATTAGGAAAACACGCTTCCCTACGGAGACATCGTAATCAGCACTATGGGACTAAGTGTTTGTGTTGGGTACGTATTGCtatatttatgtgttttaagTGAAGTGATaggaatttaaaaactaaattgtGCGAAAGTTCAAAGTATACAATAGTTACctgtttttactttaaaatatgCTACCTTATTGtagttgaagaaatttttataaaatatttttattaaatgaaacagaaataaaCTTATATATTTGCTTACAACTGCGAGtaaaaaagggaggaaaatatCACATGGTAACACAGGttacaatgaacatttaaaaCGTAATGATAgtcaaattaataaattacagtatcattgcaaacaaatttcataTAGTTTGCTTAAAATATCAAAGTATTCTTGTAAGCAAATTATAAATATAGCCTTATAAATACACTTTAAAAGATTTGTTAACAATTTTCTGGATAACTCTGTTCCAAATTTCTCTTGTTTAAAGATTCTAACTCGTTTTGATGATCCATTTTGCCATGTTTTCAAAAAGGGCAAGTTTTATTTTAGGGGCGTCTGTTCCACACGATAGGAGGGGtataaaatcccatccagagCATCCGGCCGTAGCGAGCACTGATTCTCCAGCTAcgtgaaaaaaaagtcttgTTACGATCTGGCTGTTCTTCAGAGACAAAAAAGGGCTATTTATCACGTGCAGGAATTCAACATACATTTAGTGGATATAACAGGAGGCTAAGTAAATGGTGGGATCTGctagaaattatttattctgagctcccaaagctctaCGCACCCATTACACTAACCTTAAGTAAATGTCTGCTTACAAAAATAGATGAATATA
Proteins encoded in this window:
- the LOC125766564 gene encoding uncharacterized protein LOC125766564; this translates as MFKQCALLVLLVQLIDSSVAVVRFENLKYELNKDYMHGNIFIKSQNDKYAFGADVEMTKKVEGSVIITPHLQHLIKGEYHTMVNIDLDTCKVDPVMSENPIVRTIAKESTKFINFSLMCPYNPGRYLLNDFTLDSESPLLKLIPNGKYKLELKATHYPTPDATPIMLFGYSIDFELFAATS